The Buchnera aphidicola (Meitanaphis elongallis) sequence TATGATTTCTAATCATATTAATATCAAAAAAAAATCTTTAAAAATCATCTTTTCAGGAACACAAAATTTTTCAGCACAACATTTAAAACAATTAATTTATACTAAACACAATATCGTCGGAGTACTTACTAAACCAGATCTACCTTCTGGAAGAGGTAAATTAATAGTTGAATCTCCAGTCAAAAAAATTGCTAAAGAACATATAATTCCTGTTTTTCAACCAAAAACATTAGAAGACAAAAAAATATATACTCAATTGTATGAACTCAATGCTGACATAATGATAGTAGTTGCATATGGTCTCATTATTCCCAAAAAAATACTAAACATGTTTTCAATGGGATGTATCAATGTGCATGCTTCTTTATTACCTAGATGGAGAGGAGCTACACCAATACAATCTGCAATTCTATATGGAGATTCGATCACCGGAGTAACTATTATACAAATGGACGAAGGTATTGATACCGGAAAAATACTGTACTCAATATCATGTAACATAGAAAAAACTGATACAAGCCAAAGTCTACACACAAAATTAAGTAAAATAGGATGCAAAGCAATATTATTAGTACTACATAATCTTAAATTCAACAAATATAATTCTATAATTCAAAGTAAATTAACAACATATTCTAAAAAGATAAACAAACAAGATGCACAACTAAATTGGTCTCAAGATGCAACAAAACTAGAAAAATGCATACGAGCATTTAATCCATGGCCAGTTAGTTTTTTTAAAATACAAAACGTACAAATTAAAGTTTGGGCTGCTACCGTTATTATGCAATGTAACCAAAATAAACATGAATTAGGAAAAATAATATTAATAAATAAACATGGACTACAAATACAAACTAAAAACAATATACTTAATATTACAAAAGTTCAACTTCCCGGAAAAAAAATAATGCACGCATACAATCTAATTAATTCAAAAATTATTAGTTCATACCAAAAATAAAATTAAACTAAAACATAAGTTTCAATATAATTTAAATATTAATTATGAAATATAATAAATAAATATACCCTCTACAACATATATTTGTGTTAACACGTTTAATATATAAAAACATTTTCATATTATTTTAATCACAAAAACAGAACGGCATATAATGCCGTTTGTTGTAAAAAAGACAAAAAATCTTTGTTCCAACACAAAATTAAAAAATCATATAAAATGTATTTATTTTATCTTTTAGACAAACTTTTACTTTTATCTTTTAATCTATTAGTCAATTGAATATATGCCATAGGAGCTTTATCACCTAAACGATAACCACATTTTAATACTCGAGTATATCCACCTGATGTACTCAAAAAATACGGACCTAAATCATTAAATAATTTAAACACTATGCTGTTACTCCGAATTTCAGAAAAAACTAAACGTCTATTAGCAATTGAATTTATTTTAGACCGAGTTATTAACGGTTCTACTATACGACGCAACTCTTTAGCCTTAGAGACCGTAGTTTTTATCACTTCATAATGTAGTAATGCACATGCCATGTTTTTCAACATAGCTCGTACATGGGAACTATTTCTATTAAATTTACGACCAATTTTTCTATGTCTCATAAATATGCAATCCTTACATAACAACATTACAAAAATACAATGTTAATTTAATCATCTATAATACTTATCGGAGGCCAATTCTCTAAACGCATACCTAATGATAAACCTCTTGCTGCTAATACGTCCTTAATCTCAGTTAAAGATTTTTTACCTAAATTAGGAGTTTTTAGTAAATCCACCTCAGTTTTTTGAACTAGATCTCCAATATAATGTATCGTTTCTGCTTTTAAACAATTAGCAGATCTAACTGTTAATTCTAAGTCGTCAACCGAACGAAGTAAAACAGGTTCAAATTCTGGTTTTTCTTCTTTCGTCTCTGGTTCACGAATATCTTTTAGATCCACAAATGCCTCTAATTGATCTGATAAAATTGTAGCCGCACGACGAATAGCCTCTTCAGGATCAATAGTACCATTAGTTTCCATTTCAATTACTAATTTATCTAAATCAGTTCTCTGAGCCACTCGAGCTGCTTCTACATTATATACAATTCGTTCTATAGGACTATAGCATGCATCTATCAATAACCTCCCTATAGCATGTTCCCTATCTATTAAATTCATTCTAGAAGCAGCAGTAACGTAACCTCTACCTCTTTCTATTTTAATTCTCATCACTATCGACGCATTGTCATACGTTAAATTGCAAATTACATGTTCAGGGTTAACAATTTCTACATCACTATTATGATTAATATCAGATGCTTTTACTACACCTACACCAAATTTGTTCAACGTAAGAATCACTTGATCCTTGCCATATAATTTTACTGCTAATCCCTTTAAATTTAACAACATTTCAATAGTATCTTCTTTTATTCCTTCTTTAGTACTATATTCATGAAGTACTCCTTCAATTTCTACTTCTGTTACTGCACAACCAGGCATAGAAGATAACAAAATTCGGCGCAAAGCATTTCCAAGAGTATGACCAAAACCACGTTCTAAAGGTTCAAGAACAATTTTAGCATGTGTTATACTAATATGTTCGATATCTACTAATCTTGGTTTTAAAAACTCATTTACAGAACCCTGCATTATCTCTCCTTTTCCAATCTACATCTTTTATTTAGAATAAAGTTCAACAATCAAATGTTCATTAATTTCTGAAGATAAATCAGAACGTTCAGGAACTTGCTTAAATATACCTTTCATATGAGACGTATTTACTTCTATCCAAGACGGTTTTTCACGTTGTTCAGACAACTCTAGAGCTGCTTTTATACGAACCTGCTTTTTCGATTTTTCACAAATACCAATAATATCACCAGGAGACACCTGATAAGAAGGAATATTTACTGTGTTGTTATTTACTAAAACTGATTTATGACTTACTAACTGACGAGCTTCGGATCGCGTAGCACCAAATCCCATTCTATAAATCACATTGTCTAAACGACTCTCCAATAAAATTAATAAATTATCTCCTGTATTTCCTTTAAGTCTTACAGCACGTTTATAATAGTTACGAAATTGTGACTCTAATACACCATATAAACGACGTACTTTTTGTTTTTCTCGCAATTGAATACCATAATCAGACAAACGTGATTTTTTAGAACCATGTTGACCTGGAAGTTGTTCTAATTTACATTTAAAATCAATGGACCGCATACCAGATTTTAAAAACAAATCCGTTCCCTCTCTTCTAGATAATTTTAATTTTGGTCCTAAATATTTTGCCATTTTTTCATGCCCCAATATAAAAAATAACCTAAACTCGCCGTTTTTTGGAAGGACGACAACCATTATGAGGGATAGGAGTGATATCAGTAATATTAGTAATACGAAAACCAGCAGAATTTAAAGCTCTAATAGTAGATTCTCTACCTGGTCCCGGACCTTTAACCATTACTTCCAAATTTTTAATACCATAATCTTTTACCATTTCTGAACAACGTTCAGCAGCAACTTGAGCAGCAAAAGGAGTAGATTTCCTAGATCCCCTAAAACCAGATCCACCTGAAGTAGCCCATCCTAAAACATTTCCCTGTCTATCACTAATAGATACAATAGTATTATTGAAAGAAGCGTGAATATGCGCTACACCATCTAATATTTGCTGCCTAACACGCTTTTTAATGCGAACTAATTCTTTTACCACAATATAAACCTCATATTATTCTTTTTACAAATTTTCGAGAACCTTTCCTAGTACGAGCATTAGTTTTAGTTCTTTGACCGCGAACTGGAAGATTTTTACGATGACGTAAACCACGATAACAATTAAGATCTACTAAACGTTTTATATTTAGATTTACTTCTCTGCGAAGATCACCTTCAACAATAAATTTAGATACTTCATTTCTTAGTAATTCTACCTGATTTTCAGTTAAACTTCGTATAGTAATATTTTCAGATACACCCGATGAAATACAAATTAATTTAGATCGTTTTTTACCGATTCCATATATACTCATTAATGCGATAATAATATGTTTATTATCAGGAATATTAATACCAGCTATGCGAGCCACTACGATATATACCTCTTCTACAAATTAGTTGTTATCAATTAACAAACTTTATTAATTTAAAATGTAAAAATATTCTCGAAAATAAATTTTTATGAAATATTTCTACATAATGTTAATAAATAATTATTTATGATATTCAACCTTGACGTTGTTTATGTTTAGGATCTGTACTACAAATAACACGAACAGTCCTATTCCTACGAACAATCTTGCAATTTCTACATAACTTTTTTACTGAAGTACGAACTTTCATCATATACACCCATAAATAGAAAAATCTTTATAAACTCTATTTTAAAAATTTAAATTAGCTTTTTTTAACACAGATTCATATTGAGCAGACATAATATGTGTTTGTATTTGAGAAATAAAATCTATAATCACCACTACTACAATTAATAATGAAGTACCTCCAAAATAAAATGGAACTCCTATAGATATTCGCATGAACTCCGGTACTAAACAAATCAATATCATATAAATAGAACCAATTAATGTTAATCGTAATGTTACTTTATTAACATATTTAGCTGTTTGTATTCCAGGTCGAATACCAGGAATAAATGCTCCAGACTTTTTTAAATTATCTGCTGTTTCACGAGGATTAAATATCAATCCAGTATAAAAAAAACAAAAAAAAGTAATAGTTATTGCATATAAAAATATATATAGCGGTTGAGTAGGTTGCAAATAAAAAGAAATATTTATTAACCATCTCCAATTCTCTCCACCACCAAACCAAGAAGCTACAGAAATAGGAAATAATATAACACTAGACGCGAAAATTGCTGGAATAACACCTGCCATATTTAACTTTAATGGAAGATGTGTACTATGTTCGAAACAAATACGACGATTTTGATAATTTCTCGCATAATTTACATTAATCTTTCTATAACTTTTCTCAACAAATACAACAAAAAATACTACTAAGAAAATAACTACTACAATTAAAAAAACTGAAAACACATGCAAACTTCCTTGCTTAACTGTTTCCAACGTATGCTTAATAGCAACAGGTAAATTAGATACAATTCCTGAAAATATTATTATGGAGATACCATTCCCAATGCCTTTCTCAGTAATAAGTTCACCCAACCACATTAAAAACATAGTACCTGTTACTAAACTTATAATAGTTGTAAAATAAAAATAAATATTGGGATTAACAACCAAATGGTGAAATCCTGATATGTTTGTCAAACTCATCGCAGCACCAAAAGATTGCAGTCCAGCTAATATTAAAGTAGCATATCTTATATATAAATTAATCTTTTTTCGACCAACTTCTCCATTTTTTTTCATGTCTATAAATTTTGGATACACTAACGTAAGTATTTGAATAACAATTGATGCTGATATAAAAGGCATAATACCCAATGCAAAAATAGATGCTCGATTCAAAGACCCACCAGAAAACATATTAAACATTTCTATCAAAGTACCTTTCTGATACTGCAACAATTGCGACAAAACTGCAGTATCAATCCCAGGAACAGGAATAAAAGATCCTATTCTAAAAACTATTAGTGAGATTAAAACAAAAAAAATTCTTCTTTTCAATTCACTAAATTTATTATTAACAACTTTAGGATTCTTACCAAAATTCTTGTCTATCATAATACCTACTAATTATTTTTGAATTTTTCCACCGGAAGCTTCAATCATACTGCGCACTCCTTTCGTAATATGCAGTCCATGAATTTTCAACGGAGTAGTAATAACTCCAGATAACATTATTTTAACAAATTTAGCATTTTTATTAATTATATTATATTTTTTTAACAATTTTAAATTAATAATTTCGTCTGAAAATTGTAACAATTCTGATGACCTAACCTCACATTTATTTTTCTTTTTTAAAGAAACAAATCCATATTTTGGAATCCTTCTATATAAAGGAGTTTGACCTCCTTCAAATCCCCTATTAACTTTTCCGCCAGAACGAGATTTTTGTCCTTTATGTCCCCTTCCTGCAGTTTTTCCTAAACAAGACCCAATACCTCGACCTTTTCTTTTGCATGCTTTATGAGAACCTATCGCTGGAGATATATTATTCAAATGCATCTTAATCGTTTCCTAATCAACAATCTTTGAAGTAACTTGTAACATGTAAGATAACTTTCTTATCATCCCCTGAACAGAAGATGTATCTTGACGTTTAACAGTATGACCTATATAACGTAACCCTAATCCAATTAAAGTAGCTTTATGTTTAGGTAAACGTCCTATCGAACTTTTAATTTGAGTAATAATAAGATATTTAACCATGTCTATTTACCATAATATCTCTAATTAATTTGTTACGCTTAGCTGCTATCATTTTTGGAGATTTCATACTTTTTAAACCAGACATAGTTGCTCGTACTACATTTATAGGATTGGTAGATCCATAAGTTTTTGCTAATACGTTGTGGACACCTGCCACTTCTAATACTGATCTCATAGCACCACCAGCAATAATACCAGTCCCTTCTGAAGCTGGTTTCATAAATACATTTGAACTAGTATAAGTTCCAATAATAGCATGTTGTAACGTATTTTTGTTTAAAGTAATACTAATCATATTTCGACGCGCCTTTTCCATAGCTTTTTGAATAGCAGCAGGAACTTCACGAGCTTTTCCATATCCAAAGCCAACCCTTCCATTACCATTACCTACTACCGTTAACGCAGTGAACGAAAAAATTCGGCCACCCTTTACCGTCTTTGAAACACGATTAACAGAAATCAACTTTTCCTTTAAATCTAAATTATTTTTTTTATCTATATATATTACCATTGAATTTTTCATCCATCCTAAAATTTTAATCCTACCTGTCTTGCTGATTCAGCTAACGCTTTAACTCTGCCGTGATATTGAAAACCAGAACGATCGAAAGAAACATTTATAATTCCTATCTTTAAAGCTCTTTCCGCAATAATTTTTCCAATAGTAATAGCAGCTTCTATATTACCCGTATATTTAATTAATTGTGATAACCTTCTTTCAAGAGTCGAAGCAACTACTAAAACTGAAGAATTATTGGAAGAAATAATTTGTGCATAAATATGTTTAGAAGTACGATGCACTACTAAACGAGTAGATTGTAACGACTTTAATTTACATCTTATTTTAGTTGCTCTACGCATTCGAGCCTTTTTTTTACTAATTAATGCCATCATATTATTTCTTTTTAGCCTCCTTCGTGCGTATTACTTCATCATTATAACGAATACCTTTTCCTTTATATGATTCTGGAGTTCTATAAGACCTTATATTAGCTGCTACCTGACCAACTAATTGCTTATCAGTACCTTTAACAATAATTTCTATTTGAGATGGACATTCTACAGTAATACCATTCGGAACTAAATATTTGATTATATGAGAATAACCTAAAGACATATGAACAACATTAGTATCAACTATCGATGCTCTATAACCAACACCTAATAACTGCAATTTCTTTAAAAATCCAGTTGTTACTCCAATAATCATAGAATTAACCAATGATCTAGAAGTTCCAGCTTGCGCCCAACCTTTAGAAGAATTAACTCTACTTTTAAATATTAAATTATTATTAATATAAACTACTGAAACACTATTATTTACAACACAACTAAGAGTATTGCTTGCTCTCGTAACTTGAACGTTTTGCCCTACTATTGAAATCATAACATCAGAAGGAATAAAAATTAACTTTTTTGCTATACGAGACATATTCTTCTCCAATTAAGTTACATGACAAATAATTTCACCACCAAGACCGATCCGACGTGCTGATTTATCAGTCATAACTCCTTTTGAAGTAGAAATTATAGCTATACCTAATCCAGACATAATTTTCGGTAACTTATTTCTTCTACTATATATTCGTAGACCAGGAGAACTAATTCTTTGTATATTTTCAATAACAGGCTTTCCATTAAAATACTTTAAAACTAATTTTAATTGAGGTTTAGTAATATATTTTTGATGTTCTATAACATAATTTCTTATATATCCTTCCTCTTTCAAAACAATACTAATTGCTATTTTCAATTTTGAAGAAGGCATGATTACTGATATTTTATTAGCTAATTGACTATTTCGAATTCTAGTCAACATATCCGCTATAGGATCTTGCATAGTCATACGTATAACTCCGAGAAGAATATTAACAATTTTACCAGCTAGCCTTTTTTAATCCAGGAATCTCACCCTTCATAGCCGCTTCTCGAACTTTAATTCGACTTAATCCAAACTTTCTTAAAAAAGCATGTGGACGACCGGTTTGACGACAACGATTACGTTGACGAATAGGGCTAGAATCTCTAGGAAACACTTGTAATTTCAATACAGCGTTCCAACGATCTTCTTTAGAAACCGTTATATCAGATATAATAGTTTTGAGACGATCTCTCTTTAAAAAAAATTTATTAGCTAGCTTAACGCGCTTTACTTCGCGTGCTTTCATTGATTGTTTAGCCATTTTATTATTATACCTTATTTACAAAATGGAAAATTGAAAAACGATAATAATGCATAGCCTTCTCGATCAGACATAGCAGTAGTAGTGATGGTAATATTTAAACCTCTAATGCGATCTATTTTATCATAATCAATTTCAGGAAAAATTATCTGCTCTCTAATTCCAATACTATAGTTTCCTCGTCCATCAAAAGCTTTATCAGAAAATCCCCTAAAGTCACGAATTCTAGGTATCGCTACAACAATTAATCGTTCTAAAAAATCCCACTTTCTTTTTCCTCGCAAAGTAACCTTACAACCAATAGGATATCCTTTACGAATTTTAAAACTAGAAACTGATTTGCGTGCTTTAGTAACTAACGGCTTTTGACCAGATATCTTTGTCAAATCAGAAATAGCATTATCAAGATATTTTTTATCTATTGAAGCCAATCCTACACCAATATTTAAAGTAATTTTATCTATTGTTGGTACTTGCATAACAGAAGAATAATTAAATTTACACATTAACTTCTTTGATATTTCAGTTGTATAATAGTTATAAAAAAATGACACCAGAATTACCCCATTTCACTTAACAGTAATATTATTCGACTTAAAAAATCTTACTTTTTTATTGTTTTCTATTCTAAAGCCAATACGATCTGATTTATCTGTAATAGGATTTAAAATAGCTATATTAGAAATATCAATACCAGCTTCTTTTGTTATAATTCCTCCTACTATATTTTGATCTGGAATAGATTTTTGATGTTTTTTCACTACATTAATACCTTCTACAATAACTTTTCCATTAGATAATACTTTTTTAACTACTCCAATTTTTCCTTTTTCTTTCCCCGTTATAAGTATAACTTTATCATCTTTTCTAATTTTTGCTGCCATAATTATTTATTCTCCTTACAAGACTTCTGGAGCTAATGAAATGACTTTCATAAATTTTTCATTTCTCAGTTCTCGAGTAACAGGACCAAAAATTCTTGTTCCCACAGGTTGATCATTATTATTTAATATAATACAAGAATTAGAATCAAATCTAATAGCAGAACCATCAATACGTTTTATTCCTTTCTTGGTTCGTACTACAACTGCCCTATAAACTTCTCCTTTTTTCACCTTGCCCCTAGGTATAGCTTCTTTAATCGCAACTTTAATAATATCTCCTATGTTTGCATATCTTCGACGCGAACCACCAAGAACTTTGATACACATAGCAAAACGTGCTCCAGAGTTATCAGCTACATTTAACACACTTTGTTCTTGAATCATGTTACTTTCCTATAAAATGAAAATGTTCAGCATAAATACACAAAATTATTTTATTAAACAATGTCATAAAAAATAAACTTTATAAATGAAACATGAATAGCAAAAATATTAAGACACTATTCATGTTGATATTTAACACTATTTATAATCAAACAATAGCTTTCTTAACTATACGCACTAAAGTCCAAGATTTTGTTTTAGATATTGGACGACATTCTCGAACCTCTATTACATCTCCTAAAGAACATTCATTCTTTTCGTCATGAACATGCAATTTAGTTGTACGCTTAATAAATTTTTTATATAACGGATGCTTAATTACACGTTCAATAGAAACAACTAAAGATTTTTGCATCCTATTGCTAACAACACAACCTAATAATGTTCGAATCTTATCACTCACTGTATTTTTCCTTTCTACTTAATAAAAAATTAACTCTAGCTATGTTACGCCGAACCAATCGTAATAAATGAGGTTTCTGTAACTTTTTAGAAGAAAGCTGTAAACGAAGACCAAACTGTTCTTGTAATAAATTGACTAACTCGATGTGCAATTCTTGAATAGTTTTTTTTTTATTTCTCTTGAAATCATTATATTATCCTTTTAACTACAAATATAGTTTTTACAGGTAATTTTGAAGCTGCTAATCTAAACGCTTCTCTAGAAAGTTCTTCAGATACACCATCAATTTCATACAACATTTTTCCTGGTTGAACTAATGCTACCCAATATTCTACATTACCTTTCCCTTTTCCCATTCTCACTTCTAAAGGTTTTTGAGTGATTGGCTTATCTGGAAAAATACGAATCCAAATTTTACCTTGTCTTTTAACAAATCTAGAAATAGCTCGTCTAGCTGCTTCAATTTGACTGGACTTTAATCGCCCTCTTTCAATAGCTTTTAAACCATAAGATCCAAAACTAATATCTGTACCAATAGCTAAACCTCGATTACGACCTTTATGCATTTTTCTAAATTTTGTTCGTTTCGGCTGTAACATTAGAACATCTCCTTACTTTTTATACTTTCTCAGATGTTTTTTAAACTTAGTAAGAGGTTTTTCTAATTTTGGAACAGACATAATACCACCTAAAATTTCTCCCTTAAATATCCATACTTTTACACCAATAACTCCATAAGTAGTGTAAGCTTCAGACAAGTTGTAATCAATATCAGCTCTTAAAGTATGTAAAGGTACCCTACCCTCTCGATACCATTCTCTTCGAGCTATTTCTACTCCACCTAAACGACCACTAATTTCTATTTTAATACCTTTTGCTCCCTGTCTCATTGCATTTTGTACGGAACGCTTCATAGCACGTCTAAACATAACTCTTCGTTCTAACTGAGAGGTAATATTGTCTGCTACTAATTTTGCGTCCAATTCTGGTTTTCTAACTTCAGAAATATTAATTTGAGCAGGAACTCCTGTAATATTTGTAATAGCTAATCTTAATTTTTCTACATCTTCACCTTTCTTTCCTATAACAATTCCAGGACGTGCACTATATATTGTTATTCTAACACTTTTTGAAGGACGCTCAATAACAATACGAGAAATAGAAGCTTTACATAACTTTTTTTTTAAAAATTCACGTACTTTAAAATCACTATTTAAAGTATCTGCAAAATGCTTAGTGCTAGAAAACCACACAGAATTCCAATGTTTAATAATACCTAATCGCATACCATTAGGATGTACTTTTTGACCCATATTTACTCATCCCTAACTTATTATAAATGATCAGAAACAACTATAGTGATATGACTAGTACGTTTTAAAATACGATCTGCACGACCTTTAGCACGCGGCATCATTCTCTTCATAGTTGGACCTTCATTAACAAAAATTCTAGTTATTATCAAATTATTTGCATCAACATTATTATTATGTTCCGCATTAGCGATAGCAGATTTTAAAACCTTTTTAATTAATATTGATGCTTTTTTATTATTATGAATCAAAATATTTAAAGCATGTGAAACTTTTTGGCCTCTAATCAAATTAGCTACTAATCGCACTTTTTGAGCAGAAGATCTAGCTTGAAGATGTTTAGCAAAAGTTTCCATATCAAATATTCCCTCTAACGTTTTTTAATCTTTTTATCAGAAACATGACCACGATACATGCGAGTTACAGAAAATTCACCTAATTTATGTCCAACCATATCCTCGGTAATAAATATTGGAATATGTTGACGCCCATTATGTACCGATATCGTTAAACCAATCATATTTGGGAAAATAGTTGAACGACGAGACCAAGTACGCACAGGTTTTCTATCACGATGTTTAATAGCTTTTTCAACTTTTCTTAATAATGAAACGTCAATAAAAGGACCTTTTTTAAGAGAACGGGGCACTATGCGCTACTCCTCAAATTATTTACTACGACTCTTAATAATAAACTTATCAGTTCGTTTATTTTTTCTAGTTTTTTTTCCTTTAGTTTGCAATCCCCATGGACTAACTGGGTGCTTCCCAAAATTTCTTCCTTCACCCCCTCCATGAGGATGATCTACTGGATTCATTGCAGTACCTCTAACAGTAGGACGAATTCCACGCCAACGAGAAGCGCCAGCTTTTCCTAACACTATTAACATATGTTCTTCATTGCCTACTTCACCAATAGTAGCTCTACATTTTGATTCTAGTCGTCTTATTTCACCAGAACGTAAACGCAAAGTGACATATTGATCTTCTTTAGATACCAATTGTACACCTACTCCTGCAGATCTAGCTATTTGCGCACCTTTTCCAGGTTTCATCTCTATATTATGTATTATTGTTCCAACAGGAATATTCTTCATAGGTAATACATTACCTATCTTTATATCAGATGATGTTCCTGAAACTATTTTTGAACCTATTTTTAAACCTTTAGGAGATAAAATATATGCCCTTTCTCCATCTTTATACAAAATTAAAGCAAGATTTGCAGATCGATTTGGATCATACTCTAAGCGTTCAACAATAGCAGGGATATTGTCTTTATTTCGTTTGAAATCAATAATTCTATAAGATTTCTTATGGCCCCCTCCAATATGACGAGTCGTGATACGTCCATGATTATTCCTACCTCCACTCTTTACTTTTTTTTCTATTAAAGAAGAACGAGGTTTTCCTTTATACAAATTATAATTAACTAATTTTACAACATGACGACGCCCTGGAGATGTTGGTTTACATTTAACAATAGTCATTTTGTATTAACACTACCCTCATTTTTCTATTTTATCTTATTCTACCTGTCCAATAACGTTAATATCTTGTCCTTTTTCTAAAGAAATATAAGCTTTTTTCCAATTAC is a genomic window containing:
- the rplF gene encoding 50S ribosomal protein L6; this translates as MSRIAKKLIFIPSDVMISIVGQNVQVTRASNTLSCVVNNSVSVVYINNNLIFKSRVNSSKGWAQAGTSRSLVNSMIIGVTTGFLKKLQLLGVGYRASIVDTNVVHMSLGYSHIIKYLVPNGITVECPSQIEIIVKGTDKQLVGQVAANIRSYRTPESYKGKGIRYNDEVIRTKEAKKK
- the rpsH gene encoding 30S ribosomal protein S8 yields the protein MTMQDPIADMLTRIRNSQLANKISVIMPSSKLKIAISIVLKEEGYIRNYVIEHQKYITKPQLKLVLKYFNGKPVIENIQRISSPGLRIYSRRNKLPKIMSGLGIAIISTSKGVMTDKSARRIGLGGEIICHVT
- the rpsN gene encoding 30S ribosomal protein S14, which gives rise to MAKQSMKAREVKRVKLANKFFLKRDRLKTIISDITVSKEDRWNAVLKLQVFPRDSSPIRQRNRCRQTGRPHAFLRKFGLSRIKVREAAMKGEIPGLKKASW
- the rplE gene encoding 50S ribosomal protein L5 — its product is MSFFYNYYTTEISKKLMCKFNYSSVMQVPTIDKITLNIGVGLASIDKKYLDNAISDLTKISGQKPLVTKARKSVSSFKIRKGYPIGCKVTLRGKRKWDFLERLIVVAIPRIRDFRGFSDKAFDGRGNYSIGIREQIIFPEIDYDKIDRIRGLNITITTTAMSDREGYALLSFFNFPFCK
- the rplX gene encoding 50S ribosomal protein L24, with the protein product MAAKIRKDDKVILITGKEKGKIGVVKKVLSNGKVIVEGINVVKKHQKSIPDQNIVGGIITKEAGIDISNIAILNPITDKSDRIGFRIENNKKVRFFKSNNITVK
- the rplN gene encoding 50S ribosomal protein L14 translates to MIQEQSVLNVADNSGARFAMCIKVLGGSRRRYANIGDIIKVAIKEAIPRGKVKKGEVYRAVVVRTKKGIKRIDGSAIRFDSNSCIILNNNDQPVGTRIFGPVTRELRNEKFMKVISLAPEVL
- the rpsQ gene encoding 30S ribosomal protein S17, giving the protein MSDKIRTLLGCVVSNRMQKSLVVSIERVIKHPLYKKFIKRTTKLHVHDEKNECSLGDVIEVRECRPISKTKSWTLVRIVKKAIV
- the rpmC gene encoding 50S ribosomal protein L29, whose product is MQELHIELVNLLQEQFGLRLQLSSKKLQKPHLLRLVRRNIARVNFLLSRKEKYSE
- the rplP gene encoding 50S ribosomal protein L16 — translated: MLQPKRTKFRKMHKGRNRGLAIGTDISFGSYGLKAIERGRLKSSQIEAARRAISRFVKRQGKIWIRIFPDKPITQKPLEVRMGKGKGNVEYWVALVQPGKMLYEIDGVSEELSREAFRLAASKLPVKTIFVVKRII
- the rpsC gene encoding 30S ribosomal protein S3, translated to MGQKVHPNGMRLGIIKHWNSVWFSSTKHFADTLNSDFKVREFLKKKLCKASISRIVIERPSKSVRITIYSARPGIVIGKKGEDVEKLRLAITNITGVPAQINISEVRKPELDAKLVADNITSQLERRVMFRRAMKRSVQNAMRQGAKGIKIEISGRLGGVEIARREWYREGRVPLHTLRADIDYNLSEAYTTYGVIGVKVWIFKGEILGGIMSVPKLEKPLTKFKKHLRKYKK
- the rplV gene encoding 50S ribosomal protein L22; the protein is METFAKHLQARSSAQKVRLVANLIRGQKVSHALNILIHNNKKASILIKKVLKSAIANAEHNNNVDANNLIITRIFVNEGPTMKRMMPRAKGRADRILKRTSHITIVVSDHL
- the rpsS gene encoding 30S ribosomal protein S19, whose translation is MPRSLKKGPFIDVSLLRKVEKAIKHRDRKPVRTWSRRSTIFPNMIGLTISVHNGRQHIPIFITEDMVGHKLGEFSVTRMYRGHVSDKKIKKR
- the rplB gene encoding 50S ribosomal protein L2, with amino-acid sequence MTIVKCKPTSPGRRHVVKLVNYNLYKGKPRSSLIEKKVKSGGRNNHGRITTRHIGGGHKKSYRIIDFKRNKDNIPAIVERLEYDPNRSANLALILYKDGERAYILSPKGLKIGSKIVSGTSSDIKIGNVLPMKNIPVGTIIHNIEMKPGKGAQIARSAGVGVQLVSKEDQYVTLRLRSGEIRRLESKCRATIGEVGNEEHMLIVLGKAGASRWRGIRPTVRGTAMNPVDHPHGGGEGRNFGKHPVSPWGLQTKGKKTRKNKRTDKFIIKSRSK